A window of the Enterobacteriaceae bacterium 4M9 genome harbors these coding sequences:
- the uspC gene encoding universal stress protein UspC → MSYQHVLVSVALTPESHRLVERAVAIVRPTGGRITLFTLVGEPELYNHMAGPMLESLRELMHEETRMFMDALVEQANYPIERTLLASGELSVHLKAACERDGVDLLICGNHNQDFFGKMLCSARSLVAGSKVDVLLVALG, encoded by the coding sequence ATGAGCTATCAACACGTGCTGGTCTCCGTTGCCTTAACCCCCGAAAGTCACCGCCTGGTGGAACGCGCCGTTGCTATCGTTCGCCCGACCGGCGGGCGTATTACGCTGTTTACGCTTGTGGGTGAGCCTGAACTGTATAACCACATGGCCGGACCAATGCTGGAAAGCCTGCGAGAGTTAATGCATGAAGAAACGCGAATGTTTATGGACGCGCTGGTTGAACAGGCCAACTATCCCATTGAGCGCACGCTGCTTGCCAGCGGCGAACTGAGCGTACACCTCAAAGCCGCCTGCGAGCGCGACGGTGTCGATTTGCTTATCTGCGGCAATCATAACCAGGACTTTTTTGGCAAAATGCTGTGCTCTGCGCGAAGCCTGGTGGCAGGGAGCAAGGTTGATGTGCTGCTGGTAGCGCTGGGTTAG
- the otsA gene encoding alpha,alpha-trehalose-phosphate synthase translates to MTRLVVVSNRIAPPDEKQSGAGGLAVGILGALKTAGGLWFGWSGEIGDENAALQTQTHDGITWASFDLSEENYDQYYCQFSNAVLWPAFHYRLDLVNYQREAWEGYQRVNALLADKLLALLEPDDIIWVHDYHLLPFAHELRKRGVTNRIGFFLHIPFPTPEIFNALPPHEALLEQLCDYDLLGFQTETDRCAFLDCVAAQTRLTGSDGYSHSAWGKRFGTEVYPIGIEPDEIAEQAAEPLPPKLAELKKELSGIRNIFSVERLDYSKGLPERFLAFESLLENYPQHRGKIRYTQIAPTSRGDVQAYQDIRHQLETEAGRINGKYGQLGWTPLYYLNQHFDRRLLMKIYRYADVGLVTPLRDGMNLVAKEYVAAQNPENPGVLVLSQFAGAAQELTSALIVNPYDRDDVASALHRALTMPLAERLSRHSEMLEVVRKNDINHWQQTFIHDLKGVVPRSEASLLREKVATFPKLA, encoded by the coding sequence GACGAAAAACAGAGCGGTGCCGGTGGCCTGGCTGTGGGCATTCTCGGGGCGCTTAAAACCGCCGGAGGCCTGTGGTTTGGCTGGAGCGGTGAAATTGGTGATGAAAACGCCGCGCTGCAAACGCAAACTCATGACGGTATTACCTGGGCGTCGTTTGATTTAAGCGAAGAGAATTACGACCAGTATTACTGCCAGTTTTCCAACGCCGTATTGTGGCCGGCGTTTCACTACCGGCTGGATTTAGTCAATTATCAGCGCGAAGCCTGGGAAGGCTACCAGCGCGTGAACGCGCTGCTGGCCGACAAGCTGCTGGCGTTGCTTGAGCCTGATGACATCATCTGGGTTCATGATTACCATCTGCTGCCCTTTGCCCATGAATTGCGAAAGCGCGGCGTGACTAACCGTATTGGCTTCTTTTTGCATATTCCATTCCCGACGCCAGAAATTTTTAACGCGCTGCCCCCGCACGAGGCGCTACTCGAACAACTGTGTGACTACGATCTGCTGGGGTTCCAGACCGAAACTGACCGCTGCGCGTTTCTTGATTGCGTCGCTGCCCAGACGCGCCTGACCGGTAGCGACGGCTACAGTCACAGCGCCTGGGGCAAGCGTTTTGGCACTGAGGTGTACCCAATTGGTATTGAGCCAGATGAGATAGCCGAGCAGGCCGCCGAACCGCTGCCGCCAAAACTGGCGGAGCTGAAAAAGGAGTTGAGCGGTATTCGCAATATTTTCTCCGTGGAGCGGCTTGATTACTCCAAAGGGCTGCCGGAGCGTTTTCTGGCGTTTGAATCGCTGCTGGAAAACTACCCGCAGCACCGCGGCAAAATTCGCTATACCCAGATTGCACCGACGTCGCGTGGCGATGTGCAGGCCTATCAGGATATTCGTCATCAACTTGAGACCGAAGCCGGGCGTATCAACGGTAAATACGGTCAACTTGGCTGGACGCCGCTCTACTATCTCAACCAGCATTTTGACCGCCGTCTGCTGATGAAAATCTATCGTTATGCCGATGTAGGGCTGGTCACCCCGCTGCGCGACGGGATGAATCTGGTGGCAAAAGAATACGTGGCGGCACAGAACCCGGAAAATCCTGGCGTGCTGGTGCTGTCGCAGTTTGCCGGGGCTGCTCAGGAGCTGACCTCTGCGCTCATCGTTAACCCGTACGATCGCGACGACGTGGCCAGTGCGTTGCACCGGGCGCTGACAATGCCGCTCGCCGAGCGCTTGTCGCGCCACAGTGAGATGCTCGAGGTGGTGCGTAAAAATGATATTAACCACTGGCAGCAGACGTTTATCCATGACCTAAAGGGCGTGGTGCCACGCAGTGAGGCGAGCCTGCTGCGTGAGAAAGTGGCTACCTTTCCAAAGCTCGCCTGA